The following are encoded in a window of Clostridium thermarum genomic DNA:
- a CDS encoding HD domain-containing protein yields the protein MTIDYFHEITSHLVNDERPSVYLNDISKEALFKGQPFKMLSDLKETPQNPVHHPEGSVWNHTMMVVDEAAKRRNRSEFKEAFMWAALLHDIGKAPTTKLRKGRITSYDHDKIGRELAERFLYKLTNDDEFIKQVAAIVRWHMQPLFIAKELPFSDIEGMLSEVSLHEISLFSICDRLGRGNMTPEKAEEEKKSVEYFTKVCREYVEILN from the coding sequence ATGACGATAGACTACTTTCATGAAATAACCAGCCACCTAGTTAATGATGAAAGACCCTCGGTTTATCTAAATGATATTTCAAAAGAAGCGCTGTTCAAGGGACAGCCTTTTAAGATGCTTAGTGACTTAAAAGAAACACCACAAAACCCGGTACATCATCCTGAAGGAAGTGTATGGAATCATACCATGATGGTAGTGGACGAGGCAGCTAAGCGAAGGAATCGAAGTGAGTTTAAAGAAGCCTTTATGTGGGCAGCCCTACTGCATGATATAGGAAAGGCGCCCACCACAAAGCTAAGAAAGGGAAGAATAACCTCCTATGATCACGATAAAATAGGGAGAGAATTAGCAGAAAGATTCCTTTATAAGTTAACGAATGATGATGAATTTATTAAGCAGGTAGCTGCTATAGTACGCTGGCATATGCAGCCCCTGTTTATCGCTAAGGAACTTCCTTTTTCTGATATAGAAGGTATGCTTTCTGAAGTAAGTCTCCATGAGATATCCCTATTTTCAATTTGTGATAGGTTGGGACGCGGTAATATGACACCGGAAAAGGCTGAAGAAGAAAAGAAGAGTGTGGAGTACTTTACTAAAGTATGCAGAGAATATGTTGAAATACTGAACTAA
- the ilvB gene encoding biosynthetic-type acetolactate synthase large subunit has protein sequence MKLKGAQLILQCLREQGVDTVFGYPGGAVIPLYDALYDEKEIVHVITAHEQGASHAADGYARTTGKVGVVFATSGPGATNTVTGIATAFSDSIPMVVITGQVARSLLGRDSFQEVNITSITSSITKKNYQVKNIEEIPEIIKEAFYIAKEGRPGPVLIDIPKDVQLCTMEYVPEDRLKSMAGCAADVKIFDETSLVEAVKLINESKRPMIYAGGGVIIAGVSDKLVEFAEKIKAPVTTSLMGIGSFPYNHPLFTGMVGMHGSHSSNYGVTHCDLLIALGARFSDRVASHIDTFAPEAKIIHVDIDADEIGKNVRVDAPIIGDLREVLPQLCGSVREKSLSEWNERINRWKEEYPLKYNHKGLSPQYILNKLFELSEGKVIITTEVGQNQMWAAQYFTYTEPRSFISSGGLGTMGYGLGAAIGACFGKTGKKVVNVAGDGSFKMNSTELVTLARYNCPVIQLVFNNHALGMVRQWQEMFCNGRLSFTQLGEDVDFVKLGEAYGIKGIRVEKEEQVEEALSYALSLNEPIIVNCIINEENKVLPMVAPGAPIHEIINGQ, from the coding sequence TTGAAATTGAAGGGTGCACAATTAATTTTACAATGTCTAAGGGAACAGGGAGTTGATACTGTATTTGGTTATCCGGGGGGGGCAGTAATTCCACTGTACGATGCACTATATGATGAGAAAGAAATTGTGCATGTAATAACCGCCCATGAGCAGGGGGCTTCTCATGCGGCAGATGGATATGCAAGAACTACAGGAAAAGTGGGGGTTGTGTTCGCTACCTCAGGTCCAGGTGCTACAAATACTGTTACAGGCATTGCAACGGCTTTCAGTGATTCCATCCCCATGGTAGTAATCACTGGACAAGTAGCAAGATCGCTACTTGGAAGGGATTCCTTCCAAGAGGTGAATATCACAAGTATAACTTCGTCGATTACAAAGAAAAATTATCAGGTTAAAAATATTGAGGAAATTCCAGAAATCATTAAAGAAGCTTTCTACATTGCAAAGGAAGGCAGACCGGGGCCAGTCCTAATAGACATTCCGAAGGATGTGCAGCTTTGTACTATGGAATACGTTCCTGAGGATAGGCTGAAGAGTATGGCAGGTTGCGCTGCGGATGTGAAAATATTTGATGAAACATCCTTAGTTGAGGCAGTTAAGCTTATAAATGAAAGTAAAAGACCAATGATCTATGCCGGTGGAGGGGTAATTATAGCCGGAGTAAGTGATAAGTTAGTAGAGTTTGCTGAAAAAATAAAAGCACCGGTAACCACATCCTTGATGGGGATTGGAAGCTTCCCATATAATCATCCGCTCTTTACCGGGATGGTTGGAATGCATGGGAGCCACAGTTCAAACTATGGTGTAACTCATTGTGACTTGCTTATAGCACTAGGGGCAAGATTTAGCGATAGGGTAGCTAGCCATATAGATACCTTTGCACCGGAAGCTAAGATTATTCATGTAGATATCGATGCCGATGAGATAGGGAAGAATGTCAGGGTGGATGCACCAATAATAGGGGACTTAAGAGAAGTATTGCCCCAGTTATGCGGTTCTGTCAGAGAAAAGTCTTTATCAGAGTGGAATGAAAGGATTAACCGCTGGAAAGAAGAATATCCCCTGAAGTACAATCACAAGGGACTAAGTCCTCAATATATACTAAACAAACTGTTTGAGCTATCTGAGGGAAAGGTCATCATCACAACAGAAGTAGGACAAAATCAAATGTGGGCTGCTCAATACTTTACCTATACAGAGCCCAGAAGCTTTATTTCTTCCGGTGGCTTAGGTACCATGGGCTACGGCCTAGGCGCTGCCATAGGAGCCTGCTTCGGAAAGACTGGGAAGAAGGTAGTGAATGTAGCTGGTGATGGAAGTTTCAAAATGAACAGTACTGAACTTGTTACCCTAGCAAGATATAATTGTCCGGTTATACAGCTGGTATTTAATAATCATGCCTTAGGTATGGTGAGACAGTGGCAGGAGATGTTTTGTAATGGCAGACTTTCCTTTACACAGCTAGGAGAAGATGTGGACTTTGTAAAGCTTGGTGAGGCCTATGGAATAAAGGGAATTAGGGTAGAGAAGGAAGAACAGGTAGAAGAAGCTTTAAGCTATGCACTAAGTTTAAATGAGCCCATAATAGTTAACTGCATTATAAATGAGGAGAATAAAGTATTACCAATGGTTGCTCCGGGGGCACCAATTCATGAAATAATCAATGGACAATAA
- a CDS encoding biotin transporter BioY yields MKLNLKMMILTSMFTALTAVGAFIKIPFGAFLPDITLQIFFVALGAVLLGKYYGALAQVLYILIGLAGFPIFTQGGGIGYFLQPSFGYLIGFVPAAFVIGYISEKFSRKTISVLFICSMAGVLVDYLIGVPYLYFIMSKVLDKSVNILGLTKTGFLVFLPGDILKCIVAAILGAKIIPVLKLASK; encoded by the coding sequence ATGAAACTCAACTTAAAAATGATGATACTCACTTCAATGTTTACGGCATTAACAGCTGTAGGTGCCTTTATTAAGATTCCCTTTGGAGCCTTTCTTCCGGATATCACACTGCAAATTTTCTTTGTTGCACTTGGAGCGGTACTTTTAGGTAAGTATTATGGAGCTCTAGCCCAAGTCTTATATATATTGATTGGACTAGCAGGATTTCCTATTTTTACCCAAGGTGGGGGCATAGGATATTTTCTTCAACCTTCCTTTGGCTATCTTATAGGCTTTGTTCCTGCAGCCTTTGTCATTGGATACATCAGCGAAAAGTTTAGCAGGAAGACTATCTCAGTTCTATTTATCTGCAGTATGGCAGGAGTGCTAGTGGACTACCTTATAGGTGTGCCATATTTATATTTTATAATGAGTAAGGTCCTAGATAAAAGCGTAAATATTCTAGGCCTTACAAAGACCGGTTTTCTTGTGTTTCTTCCGGGAGATATTTTAAAATGTATAGTGGCAGCTATATTGGGGGCAAAGATAATTCCGGTTTTGAAGTTGGCTAGCAAATAA
- a CDS encoding DUF362 domain-containing protein, producing MEKVALLKCTEYDVDTIENKLREGFELLGGKSFLSTLIPSGSKVLLKPNLLSIVEKGSPVITHYALFEAVIRIVKEYSSNIVFGDSPGFADTTKAAEKSGLMEVADRYGVKFVDFNEEIHVELKSPLMYKYWDVAKAPYEADVVITLPKLKTHAMMYYTGAVKNQFGCIAGHKKSEWHTKLQDSVKFSKMLLDLNSVVKTSFAILDGIVAMEGNGPRNGTPRKMDTIIMGKCLTAVDSTAVRLIGYDNVLAVPFLKVAKESKWGAVLPEEIEILGEELETMKCKDFKLSRSAKVVNFLTPSLNKLASSLTAPDPVLIEEKCIGCKRCDEVCPERSKVITFVKRNGKEVPKWNYSNCIRCFCCQELCPKGAIVTKDKKLSKMLGLR from the coding sequence ATGGAAAAGGTAGCTTTATTGAAATGCACAGAATATGATGTTGATACTATTGAGAATAAGCTTAGGGAGGGCTTTGAACTTCTAGGCGGAAAGTCCTTCTTAAGTACTCTTATACCAAGTGGTTCAAAGGTGTTGTTAAAACCTAACCTCCTAAGTATAGTTGAAAAGGGGTCTCCGGTTATAACACATTATGCACTTTTCGAAGCAGTTATAAGAATTGTCAAAGAATACAGCAGTAATATAGTTTTTGGAGATTCTCCTGGTTTTGCAGATACTACAAAGGCTGCTGAGAAATCAGGGCTGATGGAAGTGGCGGATAGGTATGGGGTCAAGTTTGTTGATTTCAATGAAGAAATACATGTAGAGCTAAAGAGTCCCCTGATGTATAAGTATTGGGATGTGGCCAAGGCACCTTATGAGGCAGATGTGGTTATAACCCTGCCCAAGCTTAAGACCCATGCCATGATGTATTATACCGGAGCAGTTAAAAATCAATTTGGCTGCATAGCCGGTCATAAAAAATCAGAGTGGCATACAAAGCTGCAGGATTCCGTTAAGTTTAGCAAGATGCTGCTGGACTTGAATTCAGTTGTCAAAACTAGCTTTGCAATACTTGATGGCATAGTAGCCATGGAAGGAAACGGCCCAAGAAACGGAACACCTAGAAAAATGGATACCATAATTATGGGGAAATGCCTTACGGCCGTTGATTCAACGGCGGTAAGACTGATCGGCTACGACAATGTACTTGCTGTACCCTTTCTAAAGGTAGCCAAGGAATCAAAATGGGGAGCAGTTCTGCCGGAAGAAATAGAAATATTAGGTGAAGAGCTGGAAACTATGAAATGTAAGGACTTTAAGCTATCCCGTAGTGCCAAGGTAGTAAATTTCCTTACACCCTCCCTAAATAAACTGGCGTCGTCCTTAACTGCACCGGATCCGGTGCTTATTGAAGAAAAATGTATAGGTTGTAAGCGCTGCGATGAGGTATGCCCGGAAAGATCAAAAGTAATTACATTCGTAAAACGCAATGGTAAAGAAGTGCCAAAGTGGAATTACAGTAACTGTATAAGGTGCTTTTGCTGTCAGGAGCTTTGTCCTAAAGGAGCAATTGTAACAAAGGACAAGAAATTGAGTAAGATGCTGGGATTAAGATAG
- a CDS encoding Gx transporter family protein — MKKLQKLTFIAVLVAQALILYIVEGMIPVPFIAPGAKLGLSNIVTLTSLFILGFKDTFVVLIVRILLSTFFGGNLSSLMYSLSGGILSLIVMHLVKTFGKDDVSIIGISVAGAFFHNVGQVLAAAAIVHNINLVVYIPILTIAGVGTGILVGITSNYLLKALSKIPIYKYFGNS, encoded by the coding sequence ATGAAAAAGCTGCAAAAACTTACTTTTATAGCTGTGCTTGTTGCCCAAGCTCTAATACTGTATATAGTAGAAGGCATGATTCCGGTGCCCTTTATTGCGCCTGGTGCCAAGCTCGGTTTGTCAAACATTGTAACCCTGACTTCACTTTTTATATTAGGCTTTAAAGACACCTTTGTTGTACTTATAGTAAGAATACTTCTATCTACCTTTTTCGGAGGTAACTTGTCTAGCTTGATGTACAGCTTAAGCGGTGGAATACTGAGTTTAATAGTGATGCATCTTGTTAAAACCTTTGGTAAAGATGATGTAAGTATCATAGGTATAAGTGTTGCCGGTGCCTTCTTCCATAATGTTGGCCAAGTACTTGCTGCAGCGGCAATTGTCCATAATATAAACCTGGTGGTCTACATACCAATATTGACTATTGCCGGTGTTGGAACAGGTATATTGGTAGGGATCACAAGCAATTATCTGCTAAAAGCCTTAAGCAAGATACCAATATATAAGTACTTTGGAAATTCATAA
- a CDS encoding LCP family protein: MKNFFKAIGNYLKKMSIQKKIVLSICLIFLITFSAIGAYYLHVRSKIYVSANDGSIKNDVDYSDVEMEAPLYEEQKGITNILLIGTDAREIDEPSRSDSIIIATIDDINKNIKFTSIMRDSYVDIPKYKTQKINAAYQLGGPELLMKTIEMNFRIKLDKYILVNFWGFEDIIDTVGGIYVNVKEHELDEINKYIGETREVRSPPLTHTGYQLLDGQQALAYARIRKTDTEYNRTERQREVLGLLAQKLKSTSLINYPKIMESMLGCVRTNIEPAALLNYAYTVSKFEPLEVAQLQIPTNDLSWGGMYNGAWVLLMDRNQNAKVMNDFIFTNKITPVEELDLEAFNQVIKEYKAKEVKVEYDNDDPSLDQPEKENQEPVVETGDESKSGTTEGKGTENNGAGKEGIGTDNTEKPNNGSNKTGTGGSSEGNTGTKENGSGNSSNTGNTGDTGTTGDSGTGSINGTDTGNTGNGVNSDTSTGGTTNGNSGTSSNGTGGTEAGTVNNESKPVN, translated from the coding sequence TTGAAAAACTTTTTTAAGGCAATAGGAAATTACCTCAAAAAAATGAGTATTCAAAAAAAGATTGTATTGAGTATATGTTTAATTTTTCTTATTACTTTTTCTGCCATTGGAGCATATTATCTTCATGTGAGAAGCAAAATTTATGTATCTGCAAATGATGGTTCTATTAAAAATGATGTAGACTATAGCGATGTTGAGATGGAAGCACCACTATATGAAGAACAAAAGGGTATAACCAACATATTATTAATAGGTACCGATGCCAGAGAAATTGATGAACCCTCAAGATCAGACTCCATTATTATAGCCACTATCGACGATATAAATAAAAATATCAAGTTCACTTCTATTATGAGAGATTCTTACGTTGATATACCTAAGTATAAGACACAGAAGATTAATGCTGCCTATCAACTGGGTGGACCGGAACTGTTAATGAAAACCATAGAAATGAATTTTAGAATTAAACTGGATAAATATATTCTAGTTAATTTCTGGGGTTTTGAAGATATAATTGATACCGTAGGCGGAATTTATGTAAATGTAAAGGAACATGAACTTGATGAAATAAATAAGTACATTGGCGAAACCAGAGAGGTTAGATCACCTCCTTTGACTCATACAGGATATCAGCTGTTAGATGGACAGCAAGCCTTAGCCTATGCCAGAATAAGAAAGACTGATACAGAGTACAATAGAACTGAAAGACAGAGAGAAGTGTTAGGACTTTTAGCACAAAAGTTAAAAAGTACAAGCTTAATTAATTATCCAAAGATCATGGAAAGCATGTTGGGATGTGTTCGTACTAACATTGAACCCGCTGCCCTGCTTAACTATGCTTATACTGTGTCAAAATTTGAGCCCTTGGAGGTAGCTCAACTACAGATACCTACCAATGACCTAAGCTGGGGTGGAATGTATAACGGAGCCTGGGTTCTTTTGATGGATAGAAATCAAAATGCGAAAGTTATGAACGACTTCATATTTACAAATAAGATTACACCAGTAGAAGAGTTGGATTTGGAAGCCTTTAATCAGGTAATTAAAGAGTATAAAGCCAAGGAAGTTAAGGTGGAATATGATAACGACGACCCGAGCTTAGATCAACCTGAAAAGGAAAATCAAGAACCTGTGGTAGAAACTGGTGATGAAAGCAAATCTGGAACTACAGAGGGAAAAGGAACTGAAAATAACGGAGCGGGTAAAGAAGGTATAGGAACTGATAATACTGAAAAGCCTAATAACGGAAGTAACAAAACCGGCACTGGCGGAAGTAGTGAAGGCAATACTGGCACCAAGGAGAATGGTAGCGGGAATTCCAGTAACACTGGTAATACCGGTGACACCGGAACCACAGGAGACAGCGGAACCGGATCTATTAATGGGACAGACACAGGCAACACCGGTAACGGGGTAAACAGCGATACAAGTACCGGAGGAACCACTAATGGCAATTCCGGAACAAGTAGCAATGGTACCGGTGGTACTGAAGCGGGAACAGTAAATAATGAAAGTAAGCCTGTAAATTAA
- a CDS encoding NusG domain II-containing protein, with the protein MKLKKYDYIIFAVLAFITIFSILVPFLFRKEYDQDLVVIEIDGKEYKSFPLDKNATIPIKIAGNYNLIEIIDGKVHVAEANCHDELCVKDGYISKPGQMLICLPHKVVVQISGTDIPEIDESTY; encoded by the coding sequence ATGAAATTAAAGAAATATGATTACATAATATTCGCAGTTCTTGCATTTATAACGATTTTTTCAATACTGGTTCCTTTCCTCTTTAGAAAGGAATATGATCAAGACTTGGTTGTAATTGAAATAGATGGTAAGGAATACAAATCCTTTCCCTTAGATAAGAATGCTACAATCCCAATCAAGATAGCTGGTAATTATAATCTTATCGAGATCATAGATGGAAAGGTCCATGTTGCAGAGGCTAATTGTCATGATGAGCTTTGTGTAAAGGATGGATATATTAGTAAGCCTGGTCAGATGCTTATTTGTCTGCCACATAAGGTGGTAGTTCAAATCTCAGGAACTGACATTCCGGAAATTGATGAAAGTACCTATTGA
- a CDS encoding iron-siderophore ABC transporter substrate-binding protein yields the protein MKSKGLGAIIVACTLLITGCSGGTKNTQGNTQTNTENNTKVEETTSVTYPITIKHAYGETVIEQEPKNIATISWGNHDVPLALGIVPVGVSKANYGVTDENGLLPWTGAKYKELGVDKPVVFDDVDGLNYEAISDANPDIILAAYSGITQEEYDLLSKIAPVVAFPTLAWQTYWRDQITINATAIGKKAEGDKLVADLEKLIAEKASAIASLKGKNAAFCYFNPADLGKFYVYLPSDPRAAYLTDLGLTVPESVKALAETSDSFALEISSENIDKLADIDLIVTYGSDDLLSQLQADALLSTLPAIKNGAVASIENGSSLAASCTPSALSIPATIDEYLKIIGEAADKVK from the coding sequence ATGAAATCAAAAGGATTAGGTGCAATTATTGTTGCTTGTACTCTGTTAATAACAGGTTGTTCAGGTGGGACAAAGAATACTCAAGGTAACACTCAAACCAATACTGAAAATAACACAAAGGTAGAAGAAACTACTTCTGTAACATATCCCATAACAATTAAACATGCCTATGGAGAAACGGTTATTGAACAAGAACCGAAAAACATTGCTACGATTTCCTGGGGTAATCATGATGTACCTTTAGCTTTGGGAATTGTACCGGTTGGTGTATCTAAGGCAAATTATGGTGTAACTGATGAGAATGGTCTATTACCTTGGACCGGAGCAAAATATAAGGAGTTAGGGGTTGACAAGCCTGTAGTTTTTGATGATGTAGATGGTTTGAACTATGAAGCTATAAGTGATGCTAACCCTGATATTATTTTGGCGGCTTACTCAGGTATTACACAGGAAGAATATGATTTATTAAGCAAAATTGCTCCTGTAGTAGCATTTCCTACATTAGCGTGGCAAACATATTGGCGTGATCAGATAACAATAAATGCAACTGCAATAGGTAAGAAGGCTGAAGGAGATAAGTTAGTTGCAGATTTAGAAAAGTTAATAGCAGAAAAAGCTAGTGCCATAGCTTCTCTTAAAGGTAAGAATGCTGCATTCTGCTACTTCAATCCAGCAGACTTAGGAAAATTCTATGTATATCTTCCAAGTGATCCACGTGCGGCATATCTAACGGATTTAGGATTGACAGTTCCGGAAAGCGTTAAAGCTCTGGCAGAAACTTCAGACAGTTTTGCTCTGGAAATCAGTTCAGAGAATATTGATAAATTAGCAGATATTGATTTGATTGTAACTTATGGAAGTGATGATTTGTTGAGTCAACTTCAGGCAGATGCGTTATTATCAACATTGCCTGCAATTAAAAATGGTGCAGTAGCAAGTATAGAAAATGGATCATCATTAGCAGCTTCATGTACTCCAAGCGCATTGTCTATTCCTGCAACAATAGATGAATACTTAAAGATTATTGGAGAGGCAGCAGATAAAGTAAAATGA
- a CDS encoding biotin--[acetyl-CoA-carboxylase] ligase, giving the protein MKTKVLNLLSENSYVSGESISEALGISRAAVWKYINILKKEGYIIESSTNKGYIVLGRPDVLTSVEVSPFIRTEFVGKNIVHFNTISSTNTKAKELAADNCPNGTVIISEEQTSGRGRLGRQWVSPKCKGIWMSIILRPDIPPMEAYKVTIIAAAAVHGALAENGADSLIKWPNDIIMNGKKVCGILTEMNAELSKIHYLVIGIGINVNTEDTEIPEDLKDKASSLKLETNRHFDRKLLLGSILNHFEPLYKEFTSTGSIETSIAVCRDHSAVLNREVILLEGNKSSTVKVVDINNNGHLLIQEGDAVREILSGEVSLRAKEGYI; this is encoded by the coding sequence ATGAAAACTAAAGTATTAAATTTACTATCAGAAAACAGCTATGTTTCAGGAGAAAGCATCAGTGAAGCTTTGGGCATCAGCCGTGCTGCTGTTTGGAAATACATAAATATATTAAAAAAGGAAGGTTACATCATAGAGTCTTCAACAAATAAGGGCTATATAGTCTTAGGCCGTCCCGATGTCTTAACCTCTGTGGAGGTTAGCCCATTTATTAGAACCGAGTTTGTTGGCAAAAACATAGTTCATTTTAATACTATAAGTTCCACAAATACAAAGGCAAAGGAATTGGCTGCAGATAACTGCCCTAATGGCACCGTTATTATAAGCGAAGAGCAGACCTCAGGTAGAGGCCGACTGGGACGTCAGTGGGTGTCCCCTAAATGCAAGGGAATTTGGATGTCTATAATATTAAGACCGGATATCCCCCCAATGGAAGCTTATAAGGTTACAATAATAGCGGCAGCTGCTGTACACGGAGCACTTGCAGAAAACGGAGCAGACTCTCTTATTAAATGGCCAAATGATATTATTATGAACGGAAAAAAAGTCTGCGGTATTCTAACAGAAATGAATGCAGAGTTAAGTAAGATCCACTACCTTGTGATAGGTATTGGTATAAATGTAAATACTGAAGATACAGAAATTCCTGAGGACTTAAAGGATAAAGCTTCTTCGCTAAAGCTTGAGACTAATAGACATTTTGATAGAAAGTTGCTTTTAGGTTCGATTCTAAACCATTTTGAACCCTTGTACAAGGAATTTACAAGCACAGGGTCCATAGAAACTTCTATTGCTGTATGTAGAGACCATTCTGCAGTTTTAAATCGCGAGGTTATACTCTTAGAAGGAAATAAAAGTAGCACTGTAAAAGTTGTAGATATAAACAATAACGGTCATCTGCTTATACAAGAGGGTGATGCTGTTAGAGAGATTTTGTCCGGGGAAGTATCCCTTAGGGCAAAAGAGGGGTATATTTAA
- a CDS encoding dipeptidase: MKIIDLHCDTLDKLAEVEGSELKENIFSVDINKLKKSNYLAQFFALFVDRNDHPDIQAWALELVRIFKKEMLKNSDSVKQAFSYSDILENENKGLISSVLTIEEGAVIQGDLENLKGFYELGVRLITLTWNYPNEIGYPNYLWKYSNEGLTDFGLQLIDAMNEMGIIIDVSHLSDRGFYDVAARSRAPFIASHSNARSITNNPRNLTDDMIKILADRGGLTGLNFFSGFLGEYNIATVEDMVKHVKHIYKIGGIDVLALGSDFDGISTPVEFEDCSKMDVLYNSLIKNGFSEDEADKIFYKNALRVIKEVMKNE; this comes from the coding sequence ATGAAAATTATAGATTTGCACTGTGATACCTTAGATAAATTAGCGGAAGTAGAAGGTAGTGAGCTAAAAGAAAATATATTTTCTGTAGATATAAACAAGCTGAAGAAAAGTAACTATCTTGCGCAGTTTTTTGCCCTATTTGTAGATAGAAATGATCATCCTGATATTCAGGCTTGGGCTTTGGAGCTAGTAAGAATATTTAAGAAAGAGATGCTAAAAAACAGTGACAGCGTAAAGCAGGCATTCAGTTACTCTGATATTTTGGAAAATGAGAATAAGGGGCTGATCTCCAGTGTATTGACTATAGAGGAAGGCGCGGTAATACAGGGTGACCTAGAAAACCTAAAGGGCTTTTATGAACTGGGGGTAAGATTGATAACCTTAACTTGGAACTATCCCAATGAAATAGGATATCCAAATTATTTATGGAAATACAGCAATGAAGGCTTAACTGATTTTGGACTTCAGCTTATAGATGCCATGAATGAAATGGGGATTATTATTGACGTGTCCCATCTCTCCGACAGAGGTTTTTACGATGTGGCTGCAAGAAGCAGGGCTCCATTTATTGCTTCCCACTCAAATGCCAGGTCTATAACAAACAATCCGAGAAATCTTACTGATGATATGATAAAAATTTTGGCAGATAGAGGAGGACTAACAGGCTTGAACTTCTTCTCAGGTTTTTTAGGAGAGTATAACATTGCCACGGTGGAAGATATGGTGAAGCATGTAAAGCATATTTATAAGATTGGGGGAATTGATGTCTTAGCTTTAGGCAGTGACTTCGACGGTATCTCAACTCCTGTGGAATTTGAAGATTGCTCAAAAATGGATGTATTATATAATAGCTTAATCAAAAATGGCTTCAGTGAAGATGAAGCGGATAAGATATTTTATAAGAACGCACTTAGGGTTATTAAAGAAGTTATGAAAAATGAATAA
- the ilvC gene encoding ketol-acid reductoisomerase — protein sequence MAKLYYDQDANLELLKDKKVAIVGYGSQGHAHALNLQESGVDVTVALYEGSKSWERAEKAGLKVTTVANAVLTSDLIMILIPDEKQAKLYKEEIEPYLTEGKALVFAHGFNIHYGQIKPPAFVDVFMVAPKGPGHTVRSQYVEGGGVPCLIAVHQDYTGKATDYALAYAKGIGGSRAGVLVTTFKEETETDLFGEQAVLCGGVAALMKAGFETLVEAGYQPESAYFECMHEMKLIVDLINQGGLSLMRYSISDTAEYGDYITGSRIITEETKKEMKKVLTEIQNGTFAKNWLLENQVGRPYFNSMRRIESEHQVEKVGKQLRTMMPWINKNKVE from the coding sequence ATGGCAAAATTATATTATGATCAAGATGCTAATTTGGAATTATTAAAAGATAAGAAGGTTGCTATCGTTGGCTACGGTAGTCAGGGACATGCTCATGCTCTTAACCTTCAGGAAAGTGGAGTAGATGTAACTGTGGCACTTTATGAAGGAAGCAAGTCTTGGGAAAGAGCGGAAAAGGCAGGACTAAAGGTTACTACTGTTGCAAATGCAGTACTAACTTCTGACCTTATTATGATACTTATTCCCGATGAAAAGCAGGCAAAGCTATACAAGGAAGAAATTGAACCATATCTTACAGAAGGTAAGGCCTTAGTATTTGCACACGGCTTTAACATACACTATGGACAGATAAAGCCGCCGGCCTTTGTCGACGTATTTATGGTAGCGCCAAAGGGTCCTGGGCATACAGTAAGAAGTCAGTATGTTGAGGGGGGCGGAGTACCTTGTTTAATAGCAGTACACCAGGATTATACAGGAAAGGCTACTGACTATGCCTTAGCATATGCAAAGGGGATAGGCGGCAGTAGAGCAGGAGTTTTGGTAACAACCTTTAAAGAAGAAACTGAAACTGACCTTTTCGGAGAACAGGCAGTACTTTGCGGTGGTGTTGCCGCATTGATGAAGGCTGGTTTCGAAACCTTAGTTGAGGCGGGCTATCAGCCTGAAAGTGCATATTTTGAATGCATGCATGAAATGAAGCTCATTGTTGACCTTATAAACCAAGGCGGTTTAAGCTTGATGAGATATTCCATTAGCGATACTGCTGAGTATGGGGATTACATAACCGGCAGCAGAATAATTACAGAAGAAACTAAGAAGGAAATGAAAAAGGTCTTAACAGAAATTCAAAATGGAACCTTTGCAAAGAACTGGCTGCTTGAAAATCAAGTGGGCAGACCATACTTCAACTCTATGAGAAGAATAGAAAGTGAGCATCAGGTTGAAAAGGTGGGTAAACAATTGAGAACGATGATGCCTTGGATAAATAAAAATAAAGTTGAATAG